One segment of Allorhodopirellula heiligendammensis DNA contains the following:
- a CDS encoding LptF/LptG family permease → MFHTQDVKHVTEPIALAFPPSFPTPTHSLVIPTRLTRTILWEILRIFVIALVVLTTIILLIAVARELIRKGLGPMAVLHLLPFAIPISLQHAVPATALFSVCCVYGRMAADGEVSTVKSSGISPLRLLQPALVFAALLSPLAVFCSDTAVSWGKPGVKRVVLLSVEDIAYKVLESQHSFTSDHGFSIHVREIKDRRMISPTVVVRGRGDEAFEVTASEGQLVMDEERQALVLKLVDSKVVRGRGFGGTLPGESTFEIPLGNTLADEDPSVKSPSELPLRLIRRQKSHQREATHAAVGQLAAFTGFALIQSRPETIGGSKAQGIHAALNASQTRLTRLKTEPWRRWAEGFTCFFFVFVGAPLAILAKTSDYWTTFGMCFLPIILIYYPLFLLGLDQAKTGDLPPYGVWTGNIVLGSIGAVLLVKVRRY, encoded by the coding sequence GTGTTTCACACCCAAGACGTGAAACATGTGACTGAGCCGATCGCGTTGGCATTCCCACCATCATTCCCCACGCCCACTCATTCGCTCGTGATTCCAACCCGACTAACGCGTACGATATTGTGGGAGATTCTCCGAATCTTTGTGATCGCGTTGGTGGTGCTGACGACCATCATCCTATTGATCGCCGTTGCCCGTGAACTGATCCGCAAGGGCCTCGGTCCGATGGCAGTTTTGCATCTGCTGCCCTTCGCGATCCCGATTTCGCTGCAACACGCTGTGCCGGCAACAGCACTCTTTTCTGTCTGCTGCGTGTACGGCCGAATGGCAGCCGACGGTGAAGTCAGTACCGTCAAATCATCTGGCATTTCGCCACTGCGCCTGCTACAGCCCGCGCTGGTGTTTGCGGCATTGCTCAGTCCGTTAGCGGTTTTCTGTAGTGATACGGCAGTCTCATGGGGCAAACCTGGAGTGAAACGGGTGGTGCTGTTGTCGGTCGAGGACATTGCCTACAAGGTGCTCGAGTCTCAACATTCATTTACATCGGATCACGGATTTTCAATCCATGTCCGCGAAATCAAAGATCGGCGGATGATCTCCCCGACCGTGGTCGTACGCGGACGCGGCGACGAGGCATTCGAGGTGACGGCGAGCGAGGGTCAACTCGTCATGGATGAAGAGCGTCAAGCGTTGGTACTCAAACTAGTCGATAGCAAAGTCGTTCGGGGTCGTGGCTTCGGTGGTACTTTACCAGGCGAGTCGACGTTCGAAATTCCGCTGGGCAACACGTTGGCTGACGAAGATCCATCCGTTAAAAGCCCCAGTGAACTGCCCCTGCGACTGATCCGCCGGCAGAAATCACATCAACGCGAGGCCACCCACGCGGCTGTGGGCCAATTAGCAGCATTCACGGGTTTTGCCCTTATACAATCGCGTCCCGAGACGATTGGAGGGTCCAAGGCCCAAGGCATCCATGCGGCACTCAACGCCAGTCAAACTCGATTGACGCGTCTGAAAACCGAGCCCTGGCGTCGCTGGGCCGAAGGCTTCACCTGCTTCTTTTTCGTCTTTGTCGGCGCCCCGCTGGCGATTTTGGCAAAGACCAGCGACTACTGGACCACGTTCGGCATGTGCTTCCTTCCCATCATCTTAATCTACTACCCCCTGTTTCTGTTGGGCCTGGACCAAGCAAAAACAGGCGATCTACCGCCCTATGGAGTATGGACGGGTAATATCGTGCTGGGGAGTATCGGCGCGGTGCTGTTGGTGAAGGTGCGTCGGTACTAA
- the xerC gene encoding tyrosine recombinase XerC, whose amino-acid sequence MPRASLSTTITRFLRYMATERNASDLTIKAYREDLIGFAQWIGGSDDVGTSVDALTPSHLRQFQSALQQADYAKSTISRKLASLRSFFKFAMREGATKTNPAKPLRNPRQNRKLPLVLSDCEIGRLLTAPSAHDPAGLRDRAILETMYSAGLRVSELVGLRDGDLDFSQGITRVRGKGRKERISPLGSYAIEAIRTYAARRTRSAKAEMLGQAAPVFVNRFGNILTTRSVGRMLDKYIAAAELDTRTSPHTLRHSFATHLLDRGADIRSVQELLGHKSLTTTQIYTHVSAVNLRAIYEQAHPRAQ is encoded by the coding sequence ATGCCGCGCGCCTCTCTTTCGACGACGATCACTCGGTTTTTGAGATACATGGCCACTGAGCGCAACGCTTCGGACCTGACGATCAAAGCCTACCGGGAAGATCTCATCGGGTTCGCTCAATGGATCGGCGGCAGCGATGATGTCGGCACGTCGGTAGACGCGTTGACACCATCCCACCTGCGTCAGTTCCAATCCGCTCTGCAGCAAGCGGATTACGCCAAGAGTACGATTTCGAGAAAACTCGCTTCGCTGCGGAGTTTTTTCAAATTCGCCATGCGCGAGGGTGCCACGAAAACGAATCCGGCTAAGCCGCTGCGCAATCCACGTCAAAATCGTAAGCTACCGCTGGTGCTTTCAGATTGCGAAATTGGACGTTTATTGACGGCCCCGTCGGCGCACGATCCTGCGGGCCTGCGCGACCGAGCGATTTTAGAAACGATGTACTCGGCTGGACTGCGAGTCAGCGAATTGGTGGGGCTGCGGGATGGCGACCTCGATTTCTCACAGGGTATTACTCGCGTGCGTGGGAAGGGCCGCAAGGAGCGGATCAGCCCCCTGGGTTCCTACGCCATTGAAGCGATCCGCACGTATGCGGCGCGGCGCACTCGTTCGGCGAAGGCGGAGATGCTAGGCCAGGCTGCGCCTGTGTTTGTCAATCGCTTCGGCAATATTTTGACCACCCGCAGTGTTGGCCGGATGCTCGACAAGTACATCGCTGCGGCCGAACTCGATACCCGCACCAGTCCGCACACTCTGCGGCACTCCTTCGCCACCCATCTGCTCGATCGGGGTGCTGACATTCGTAGCGTGCAGGAACTGCTAGGGCACAAATCGTTGACGACCACTCAGATTTACACGCATGTTAGTGCGGTGAACCTTCGTGCGATTTATGAGCAGGCGCACCCTCGGGCTCAATGA